In Phaeobacter gallaeciensis DSM 26640, a genomic segment contains:
- a CDS encoding beta-ketoacyl-[acyl-carrier-protein] synthase family protein, with amino-acid sequence MNRVVITGMGTINALGHNVADTLSSMAEGRCGIGDLEFQDVDRLSIRIGGQVRGFEAEGRFNRQQMSLYDRFTQFTLTAAKEAIDQSGLEFHGELSQKSGVVLGTAGGGVSTWDDNYRSVYEAGKNRVHPFVVPKLMNNAAASHVSMEHNLKGPSFTVSTACASSNHAMAQAFQMVRSGMAPVMITGGSESMLCFGGVKAWEGLRVMSRDACRPFSANRNGMVQGEGAGVFVFEDYEHARARSADIICEVIGFAMSSDAADIVMPSKQGAARAIAGALQDAGLNPEDVGYVNAHGTGTAANDKTECAAVADVFGPHADNLMISSTKSMHGHLIGGTGAVELLACIMALRDGVVAPTIGYEEPDPECALDVVPNEARQADVTVALSNAFAFGGLNAVLALRKI; translated from the coding sequence ATGAACCGGGTTGTCATCACCGGGATGGGCACGATCAATGCGCTTGGCCATAATGTTGCCGACACACTGTCCTCCATGGCTGAGGGCCGTTGCGGCATCGGCGATCTGGAGTTCCAGGACGTTGATCGCTTGTCCATTCGCATCGGCGGACAGGTGCGCGGGTTTGAGGCCGAAGGACGTTTTAACCGGCAGCAGATGAGCCTCTATGACCGGTTTACCCAGTTCACATTGACCGCCGCCAAAGAGGCGATAGACCAGTCGGGTTTGGAGTTTCACGGCGAGTTGTCGCAGAAATCAGGTGTGGTCCTTGGCACGGCTGGCGGCGGCGTATCGACCTGGGACGATAACTATCGGTCTGTCTATGAGGCGGGGAAGAACCGTGTCCACCCCTTCGTCGTGCCGAAACTGATGAACAACGCCGCAGCCAGCCATGTCTCCATGGAACACAATCTGAAGGGGCCAAGCTTCACGGTATCCACCGCCTGTGCCTCCTCCAATCATGCGATGGCACAGGCGTTCCAGATGGTTCGCTCCGGTATGGCACCCGTGATGATCACAGGTGGATCTGAGTCGATGCTGTGCTTTGGCGGGGTAAAGGCCTGGGAGGGGCTTCGGGTAATGTCGCGCGATGCCTGTCGTCCTTTTAGCGCCAATCGGAACGGTATGGTGCAGGGCGAGGGAGCTGGGGTCTTTGTCTTCGAAGACTACGAACATGCCCGCGCCCGCAGTGCCGATATCATCTGCGAGGTTATCGGCTTTGCCATGTCATCAGATGCCGCCGATATCGTGATGCCCAGCAAACAAGGCGCGGCGCGGGCCATTGCAGGCGCCTTGCAGGATGCAGGACTGAACCCGGAGGATGTCGGCTATGTCAACGCCCATGGCACGGGGACTGCGGCCAACGACAAAACCGAATGCGCGGCCGTGGCCGATGTCTTTGGTCCGCACGCTGATAATCTGATGATCTCCTCCACCAAATCCATGCACGGCCACCTGATTGGCGGTACGGGCGCGGTGGAACTGCTGGCCTGCATCATGGCTCTGCGCGACGGGGTGGTGGCCCCCACCATCGGCTATGAGGAACCTGATCCGGAATGCGCGCTTGATGTGGTCCCGAATGAGGCGCGGCAAGCTGATGTGACTGTCGCACTCAGCAATGCCTTTGCCTTCGGTGGGTTGAACGCTGTGCTGGCTCTGCGAAAGATCTGA
- a CDS encoding invasion associated locus B family protein, giving the protein MIKSLTPMTLAALMALPLPLMAQDTAGAAETEESQPAAEATTEAPKADDVLDLGQPVQDGPQLGQRYSKETHGDWDLACVKTEGESDPCSLLQIMTDTSGNPMAEFSMFRIKQEGSQAVAGATVIVPLETLLPAALTISIDGAPGKRYNYSFCNPMGCVAQIGLTETDISAFKKGKKATLSLRPAPAPDQVINMELSLSGFTAGYNVVDVVEQ; this is encoded by the coding sequence ATGATCAAGTCCCTGACCCCGATGACCCTGGCCGCGCTGATGGCGTTGCCGCTGCCCCTGATGGCGCAGGACACCGCTGGGGCGGCCGAGACCGAAGAGAGCCAGCCCGCCGCAGAGGCCACGACGGAGGCCCCGAAGGCCGATGACGTCTTGGATCTGGGCCAGCCCGTGCAGGATGGCCCGCAACTGGGCCAGCGCTATTCCAAAGAAACTCACGGTGATTGGGACTTGGCCTGCGTCAAGACCGAAGGCGAAAGCGACCCCTGCTCACTGCTGCAGATCATGACCGATACGTCAGGAAACCCTATGGCGGAGTTTTCGATGTTCCGGATCAAGCAGGAAGGCAGCCAGGCCGTTGCCGGCGCCACGGTCATCGTTCCGCTGGAAACGCTGCTGCCCGCAGCATTGACCATTTCGATCGATGGTGCGCCGGGCAAACGGTATAACTACTCGTTCTGCAACCCGATGGGCTGTGTAGCACAGATTGGCCTTACCGAGACCGATATCTCAGCCTTCAAGAAAGGCAAGAAAGCGACATTGAGCCTGCGACCGGCACCTGCCCCGGATCAGGTGATCAATATGGAATTGTCACTGAGTGGCTTTACCGCAGGCTATAACGTTGTCGATGTGGTGGAACAGTAA